Proteins from a single region of Thunnus albacares chromosome 16, fThuAlb1.1, whole genome shotgun sequence:
- the si:ch211-245h14.1 gene encoding uncharacterized protein si:ch211-245h14.1 isoform X1, with translation MSVLLKEIKRISREAASVLEEAGFHTDSEIQSLTREDLHELFPGYKKLKLRKNIFEIIHKQKRTDVLLKELKDFIPHDSLRAALNSNGVLVDYLPILKEMKTQLENVQNFLEAHIGLLEEFTKNQNQKPDNGSLGDISTSSSSGPVVPFCRQTMGPPTGAQGTDTSQGAQGECFTLISPQDYQEDFPSVAKVMYQKIVSGKNFDADAQLLDKVKAQDPYGVQLVESDQDSKIIIVFCTISSRVGTDVDTAMSKVKDNKPVILVLMHHSHEAKNISPRTSPEYPQVVLKVSVFFHDTVHGLLKCHQNDDAASLIQNKLLKYSIQGRKDTRGNALGGGGRDSGATASATDSGGNFIFSFLTGRK, from the exons ATGTCAGTTTTATTGAAGGAAATAAAACGCATCAGTCGAGAAGCAGCCTCAGTATTGGAGG AGGCAGGTTTTCACACTGACTCAGAGATCCAGTCACTGACCAGAGAAGACCTGCATGAGCTGTTTCCTGGATATAAGAAACtcaaactgagaaaaaacatctttgaaataatacacaaacaG aaGCGAACTGATGTCCTCCTAAAAGAACTGAAGGATTTCATCCCTCATGACTCTTTGAGAG ctgctTTAAATAGTAATGGGGTCCTGGTTGATTACCTCCCTATCCTGAAGGAGATGAAGACCCAACTGGAAAATGTCCAGAACTTCCTAGAAGCTCATATTGGTCTACTGGAGGaattcaccaaaaatcaaaaccagaaaccagacaatg GCTCTTTGGGGGATATAAGTACCTCAAGTAGCAGTGGTCCTGTGGTGCCCTTTTGTCGCCAAACTATGGGCCCTCCAACAGGAGCCCAAG GCACAGATACTTCACAAGGAGCACAAG GAGAGTGCTTTACCTTGATTTCTCCACAGGACTATCAGGAAG ATTTTCCTTCTGTAGCCAAAGTGATGTACCAGAAGATCGTCAGTGGGAAAAACTTTGATGCTGACGCACAGTTGCTGGACAAAGTGAAGGCTCAAGATCCATATGGGGTTCAGCTTGTTGAAAGCGATCAGGACAGCAAGATCATAATTGTCTTCTGTACAATCAGTTCACGAGTTGGAACAGATGTGGACACAGCCATGTCTAAGGTTAAAG ATAATAAACCTGTCATCCTGGTGTTGATGCACCACTCACATGAGGCCAAGAACATATCTCCTAGAACATCTCCTGAATATCCTCAAGTTGTGTTGAAGGTCAGCGTTTTCTTCCATGATACTGTGCATGGATTACTGAAGTGTCATCAGAACGATGACGCTGCCTCTCTGATACAAAACAAATTACTTAAGTACAGCATTCAGGGAAGGAAGGACACCCGTGGAAATGCTCTGGGTGGTGGTGGTCGTGACAGTGGTGCGACTGCTTCAGCAACTGATAGTGGTGGCaattttatattcagttttttaactGGCAGAAAGTAG
- the si:ch211-245h14.1 gene encoding uncharacterized protein si:ch211-245h14.1 isoform X2, with product MSVLLKEIKRISREAASVLEEAGFHTDSEIQSLTREDLHELFPGYKKLKLRKNIFEIIHKQKRTDVLLKELKDFIPHDSLRAALNSNGVLVDYLPILKEMKTQLENVQNFLEAHIGLLEEFTKNQNQKPDNGSLGDISTSSSSGPVVPFCRQTMGPPTGAQGTDTSQGAQDFPSVAKVMYQKIVSGKNFDADAQLLDKVKAQDPYGVQLVESDQDSKIIIVFCTISSRVGTDVDTAMSKVKDNKPVILVLMHHSHEAKNISPRTSPEYPQVVLKVSVFFHDTVHGLLKCHQNDDAASLIQNKLLKYSIQGRKDTRGNALGGGGRDSGATASATDSGGNFIFSFLTGRK from the exons ATGTCAGTTTTATTGAAGGAAATAAAACGCATCAGTCGAGAAGCAGCCTCAGTATTGGAGG AGGCAGGTTTTCACACTGACTCAGAGATCCAGTCACTGACCAGAGAAGACCTGCATGAGCTGTTTCCTGGATATAAGAAACtcaaactgagaaaaaacatctttgaaataatacacaaacaG aaGCGAACTGATGTCCTCCTAAAAGAACTGAAGGATTTCATCCCTCATGACTCTTTGAGAG ctgctTTAAATAGTAATGGGGTCCTGGTTGATTACCTCCCTATCCTGAAGGAGATGAAGACCCAACTGGAAAATGTCCAGAACTTCCTAGAAGCTCATATTGGTCTACTGGAGGaattcaccaaaaatcaaaaccagaaaccagacaatg GCTCTTTGGGGGATATAAGTACCTCAAGTAGCAGTGGTCCTGTGGTGCCCTTTTGTCGCCAAACTATGGGCCCTCCAACAGGAGCCCAAG GCACAGATACTTCACAAGGAGCACAAG ATTTTCCTTCTGTAGCCAAAGTGATGTACCAGAAGATCGTCAGTGGGAAAAACTTTGATGCTGACGCACAGTTGCTGGACAAAGTGAAGGCTCAAGATCCATATGGGGTTCAGCTTGTTGAAAGCGATCAGGACAGCAAGATCATAATTGTCTTCTGTACAATCAGTTCACGAGTTGGAACAGATGTGGACACAGCCATGTCTAAGGTTAAAG ATAATAAACCTGTCATCCTGGTGTTGATGCACCACTCACATGAGGCCAAGAACATATCTCCTAGAACATCTCCTGAATATCCTCAAGTTGTGTTGAAGGTCAGCGTTTTCTTCCATGATACTGTGCATGGATTACTGAAGTGTCATCAGAACGATGACGCTGCCTCTCTGATACAAAACAAATTACTTAAGTACAGCATTCAGGGAAGGAAGGACACCCGTGGAAATGCTCTGGGTGGTGGTGGTCGTGACAGTGGTGCGACTGCTTCAGCAACTGATAGTGGTGGCaattttatattcagttttttaactGGCAGAAAGTAG